In a single window of the Rhopalosiphum padi isolate XX-2018 chromosome 1, ASM2088224v1, whole genome shotgun sequence genome:
- the LOC132918598 gene encoding serine/threonine-protein kinase ATR-like isoform X2: MEQMEVDVAIAEQKFPFDLWRKFKSMFTFIMDEEAESLEEHAKIMREVLSKMGEQEGVFSPFVSIKSNAFSVDYYKEFTIWIIGQLVKILSQKGFSPLHSNSTHSQTCLLEVLSCQNTYIYDCAINDYSKFITKMAETVVKDSWPIIITWCNPEKNFRTQLSVIDFTPIHISINDRESYVYLLSKLFQLFSSSVFSINYIKKNTTVKFWQSVTLAIHNSNSIEVTKTGLHLILHMLASTLYKNYFDILENIYKMLFDTIEKVCLKYNSTEQSYEIQKILSNIFNIICKAGSIRVVIIHMAIIDLVSKLLLSDKIKVTKKLAGAMCKVIKGLLDDEIINPSIITDKLPMCQLINSSSPGLNVLFEYFILQELKNNKQMIKNKKDDVNFFGDERKHMLMLINDKDEEVRIQSSKILNSIIFEKDSSGNIEIIESVFYQTLNILCSAVNTSLKVGNNELQYTCLETIFNIGCVPIDSTILPSMEFMFLFLIHPNSSYGSVAKFYMTEIAAAHKTKFLVIFDRYETELMQYIANNLVACYHAYHPNIDVKKTYNKLGFTHRDMYAIKQIIKYIFPWCIKKPGTRKILSEIASISQKTESTLVKESFKYCFSHLLLSEDIDVRKQGCLLLEEITSTPLVHLVRLSFTPIIAEILTHFHSKHDRATEAIKIIQTFDVLFNVKNDSSIVNFADFLSPRFLGLLMILESRLVKNSSDSIKENILLSLGDIFKLMGSRFVTPARFKILAMLRTAISLKNRAFVYLGLKAWDSFIHCVNMDALGPMLSSIFVSLVPLLDVYPNKVANMFHFMVKDNEKYLENHIAELYFLDPHPANPIVFNIVQKYTKNVFKQPLNKLLIWLLDIVAHTTLEVKLHGLKRLHSELSVQQSEVTKLILSSDNVNSVIIELLEVLTENLRHHDKRVRLASSECLGKIGALDPSYLPNNIIKEGRNKEFPLDIKSNDFAIRAITILGQGLQSARNSRYMDSFAVAIQKILQVYNVKKDSEIWSSIPSTLHEIIDPLSSSRYTLETEQYQTGMPHPIFGSGKSGTLNMWAFNWVNRLVPLINDEYAKNIFVYCKSSIRSDNEAMLLFLPYVLLYTILSTNAEDGNLMYEELLAVISSDVDDTTTNNTNIPETINDIIAGRQIAMEYEITNSSEQQNETTTRVMYVKTAFTLFDFLFKWTREQKASKNNIHEPVMRFLTRFCKLKLAEKSLEYDEYARALLYLEDYIHENKDKLQDHLPTLSQIYSKLNDADSLKGIIAVHNNDPSPQEMILLHEVNGQLQDAAACYEKLAQMYSDPSLEFHKGMVKCYLGIDQPFTALKIAEGLTNIKSDCQNTLFGEKAEATWSLMMFDKLKELLTEKPLNASESWGVCIGQALVYFLHKDKNSVHEEISSITNLVTESLYMSMVGSAGYKEAYPFIVKLHILNEMEQIFDTIFKIVDGDTSTKTKLKELITNEMDERLQCLQPQAYVLQQVLCMRRVVLTAAQHLVTDDLKPIINHQIGISWLKSVKVARKSLNFQQAYSNILAAEKYKPTELFIEKAKLLWKKSDQGQAIATLKKGINMLFPNMDIIKTLPCDEKIEERKTCASALLLLSKYNDKTVNVDLESNLLNIENAYEMFGMWEKSLVRLAHYQDRILNTMTPAIYYTKGLNLINNIIHCYGLSLQYGCEYIYQSMPKMLSVWLDFGSDFNRDLKKKNNKTSLYLVERKRTFIKMTKLIEGFMLRLPTFMFLTAFSQITSRICHPLEECFKTLTDIIVKCILDYPNHSLWMLMTLHKSPFTVRVSRFNSILKHSKLVKVKTLLFQFMELFENLSELCNTSPQNAPVGVKFPLQKIAKNLPRLLTNGYFSNIMVPAQKFRTLVLPRINSNRNTKHNPFPDDLVYIHGIKDEVYIYSSLQKPKRIIILGSDGNEYPMMCKPKDDIRIDSRLMEFNNIVNMYLKRDPEARDRNLFIKTYSVVPMILDCGLIELVQNVVTLRSVILNCYEAIGIKVSKSTLQGLVCNIKDSLEKKRSVFINKAIPNHPPIFRNWYLKEFPSPGEWYIARSEFTRTTAVISIVGYILGLGDRHGENILLDSTNGGVVHVDFNCLFNRGEKFEWPERVPFRMTHNMVDAMGTGGLEGMLSSACEITNRVMRSHTEQLVSVLKPFLYDPLVMWTGRDTKADENSEMANDQAKEHLNNIEMRLQGYVRANLKNSSMPLSVAGQTRKLIEEAISVDNLCQMYIGWSAFL; encoded by the exons ATGGAACAAATGGAAGTGGATGTAGCTATAGCTGAACAAAAGTTCCCATTTGATCTCTGgagaaaatttaaaagtatgtttacatttataatggACGAAGAAGCCGAGTCATTAGAAGAGCATGCTAAAATTATGCGTGAAGTTTTAAGTAAGATGGGAGAACAAGAAGGAGTTTTTAGTCCGTTTGTTAGCATCAAAAGCAATGCATTCAGTGTTGATTACTATAaag aatttacCATCTGGATCATTGGTCAATTAGTAAAAATTCTAAGTCAAAAAGGATTCTCTCCATTACATAGTAATTCAACTCATAGCCAAACATGTTTATTGGAAGTACTTTCTTGCCAAAACACGTATATTTATGATTGTGCTATTAAtgattattctaaatttataacaa aaatggcTGAAACTGTTGTTAAAGATTCGTGGCCAATTATCATTACATGGTGTAATCCTGAAAAGAATTTTCGAACTCAGTTATCTGTGATTGATTTTACTCCTATCCACATTTCTATTAACGACCGTGAAAgttatgtttatttgttatcaaaactatttcaattattttctagTAGTGTATtttctataaactatataaaaaaaaatactactgtAAAATTCTGGCAATCTGTCACATTAGCTATACACAATTCAAATTCAATAGAAGTTACAAAAACCGGACTCCATTTAATTTTGCACATGCTAGCatcaacattatataaaaattattttgat atactcgaaaacatttataaaatgctGTTTGATACTATTGAAAAAgtttgtttgaaatataattcaaCAGAACAATCTTATGAGattcaaaaaattttaagtaacatctttaatattatatgtaaagcAGGATCAATTCGTGTTGTAATTATACATATGGCAATAATAGATTTAGTTTCAAAATTACTACTTTCTGATAAAATTaaag tcacAAAAAAACTGGCTGGAGCAATGTGTAAAGTGATTAAAGGATTACTTgatgatgaaattattaatcCTAGTATTATAACCGATAAGTTACCTATGtgtcaattaataaattcatcttCACCA ggACTGAATGTGttgtttgaatatttcattCTACAAgagttaaaaaacaataaacaaatgattaaaaataaaaaagatgatGTTAACTTTTTTGGTGATGAAAG AAAACACATGTTAATGTTGATTAATGACAAAGACGAAGAAGTGCGCATTCAGAgctcaaaaattttaaattctattatttttgaaaaagatTCATCaggaaatattgaaataatcgaATCagttttttatcaaacattaaatattctttGTTCAGCTGTAAATACTAGTCTGAAAGTTGGAAATAATGAGCTACAATATACTTGTTTGGAAACTATTTTCAATATTGGATG tgtaCCAATAGATTCTACTATACTTCCATCAATGgaattcatgtttttatttttaattcatcctAACTCTTCTTATGGAAGTGTTGCAAAATTTTATATGACTGAAATTGCTGCAGCTcataaaaccaaatttttagtaatatttgatAGATATGAAACTGAATTAATGCAATATATTGCTAATAATTTAGTTGCATGTTATCATGCTTACCATCCCAatattgatgtaaaaaaaacttataacaaATTAGGTTTCACACATAGAGATATGTATGCAATAAagcaaattatcaaatatatttttccttGGTGTATTAAAAAGCCAGGAACAAGGAAAATATTAAGTGAAATTGCTTCAATATCACAAAAAACTGAAAGTACTTTGGTTAAAGAATCATTTAAA TACTGTTTTTCTCATCTATTGCTTTCTGAAGATATAGACGTTCGTAAACAAGGCTGTTTACTTTTAGAAGAAATAACAAGCACTCCTTTAGTGCATTTGGTCAGACTTTCATTTACT ccaATAATAGCTGAGATACTTACACATTTCCATTCAAAACATGATCGAGCTACTgaagctattaaaataatacaaacatttgatgttctatttaatgtaaaaaatgatTCTTCAATTGTTAATTTT gcTGATTTTTTATCTCCAAGATTTTTGGGCCTTCTAATGATTTTAGAATCTAGATTAGTAAAAAACTCATCAGACTCTAttaaggaaaatattttattatcattaggaGATATTTTCAAACTAATGGGTAGTCGTTTTGTGACACCAGCAAGGTTTAAAATATTGGCCATGCTACGAACAGCCATATCGTTAAAAAATAGGGCTTTTGTATACCTAGGATTAAAAGCCTGGGATTCATTTATTCATTG tgtTAATATGGATGCGTTGGGACCTATGTTAAGCTCCATATTTGTGTCTCTTGTACCACTATTAGATGTTTATCCGAACAAAGTCGCTAATATGTTTCATTTTATGGTTaaagataatgaaaaatatctaGAAAATCATATAGCTGAATTATATTTCTTAGATCCACATCCAGCCAATCCTATAGTCTTCaatatagttcaaaaatatacaaaaaatgtatt caAACAACCActgaataagttattaatatggTTATTGGACATTGTGGCTCATACAACATTGGAAGTTAAACTTCATGGTTTAAAACGGCTACATTCAGAACTTTCAGTTCAGCAGTCTGAAGTAACTAAACTGATATTGTCCAGTGATAATGTTAATTCAGTAATTATTGAg TTATTAGaggttttaactgaaaatttacGACATCATGATAAAAGAGTGAGACTTGCTAGCAGTGAATGTTTAGGAAAAATTGGAGCATTAGATCCCAGTTATTTGCCAAACAATATCATTAAAGAAG gaCGAAATAAAGAGTTTCCACTAGATATAAAAAGTAATGACTTTGCCATACGTGCAATAACCATTTTAGGACAAGGTTTACAGTCTGCTAGAAATTCTCGATATATGGATTCTTTTGCAGTTGCAATACAA aaaattttacaAGTTTATAATGTGAAAAAAGACTCAGAAATCTGGTCATCTATTCCAAGCACATTGCATGAGATTATTGATCCACTTTCTTCATCTCGCTACACTCTAGAAACAGAACAATACCAAACAGGAATGCCTCATCCAATATTTGG atctGGAAAAAGTGGTACATTAAACATGTGGGCTTTTAATTGGGTTAATCGCCTTGTTCCTTTAATTAATGATGAATAtgctaaaaacatttttgtctaTTGTAAATCAAGCATACGATCAGATAATGAAGCAAtgctattatttttaccatatgttttat tgtatacaattttaagtacaaATGCTGAAGATGGCAATTTAATGTATGAAGAACTTCTAGCTGTTATTAGTAGTGATGTAGATGATACAAcaactaataatacaaatatcccAGAAACTATTAATGACATCATAGCTGGTAGGCAAATTGctatggaatatgaaattaccAATTCTTCAGAACAACAAAATGAAACCACTACTCGTGTAATGTATGTTAAAACAGCATTcacattatttgattttttatttaaatggacTCGAGAACAAAAAGCATCAAAGAATAATATCCATGAACCAGTTAtga gatttttaacaagattttgtaaattaaaattggcTGAAAAATCACTGGAGTATGATGAATATGCTAGAGCACTTTTGTATCTCGAAGATTACATTCATGAAAATAAAGACAAACTTCAAGATCATCTACCAACTCTTTCT caAATTTATTCTAAACTAAATGATGCTGATAGTCTCAAAGGTATTATTGCTGTTCATAACAATGATCCATCTCCTCAAGAAATGATACTTTTACATGAAGTTAATGGGCAATTACAA GATGCAGCTGCATGCTACGAAAAATTAGCACAAATGTACTCGGATCCTAGTTTAGAATTTCATAAAGGTATGGTTAAATGCTATCTAGGTATTGATCAACCATTTACTGCATTAAAAATAGCTGAAGGCTTAACAAACATCAA atcAGATTGTCAAAACACATTATTTGGTGAGAAAGCTGAAGCAACATGGAGTCTTATgatgtttgataaattaaaagaacTATTGACTGAAAAACCATTAAATGCTAGTGAAAGTTGGGGTGTTTGTATCGGTCAAgccttagtatattttttacataaagatAAGAACAGTGTACATGAAGAAATTTCTTCCATAACAAATCTGGTCACAGAATCTTTGTATATGTCAATGGTTGGATCTGCCGGATACAAAGAAGCATATCCGTTTATTGTtaa ATTGCACATTCTGAATGAAATGGAACAAATATTTGATACTATATTCAAAATAGTTGATGGTGATACTTCCACTAAGACTAAATTAAAAGAATTGATTACTAATGAAATGGATGAACGATTACAGTGTTTACAACCTCAAGCATATGTTTTACAACAAGTTTTATGTATGCGTAGAGTTGTATTAACTGCTGCTCAACATTTAGTTACAGACGATTTAAAGCCTATTATCAATCATCAAATTGGTATAAGCTGGCTAAAAAGTGTTAAAGTTGCAAGAAA atcacTAAATTTTCAACAAgcatattcaaatatattagctgctgaaaaatataaacctaCAGAACTTTTTATTGAGAAAGCTAAGTTGTTATGGAAAAAATCTGATCAAGGACAAGCAATTGCAACTTTAAAAAAAGGGATTAATATGCTTTTTCCAAATATGGACATAATTAAAACTCTACCATGCGATGAAAAAATAGAAGAACGAAAAACATGTGCCTct gctttattattgttatctaagTATAATGACAAAACTGTAAACGTGGATTTGGagtctaatttattaaatattgaaaatgcgTATGAAATGTTTGGAATGTGGGAAAAAAGTCTTGTGAGGTTGGCACATTATCAAGATCGTATTCTCAACACTATGACTCCTGCTATCTATTATACAAAAGgatt gaacttaataaacaatataattcatTGTTATGGCTTGTCATTACAATATGGCTGTGAGTATATATATCAGTCAATGCCCAAAATGTTGAGTGTTTGGTTGGATTTTGGAAGTGACTTTAatcgtgatttaaaaaaaaaaaataataaaacgtcaCTGTATTTGGTTGAACGAAAAAGAACATTTATAAAGATGACTAAACTCATAG aagGATTTATGTTAAGATTGCCAACATTTATGTTCCTCACTGCTTTTTCTCAAATTACATCTAGAATATGTCATCCATTAGAAGAATGTTTTAAAACTTTGACTGATATCATAGTCAAGTGCATACTAGACTATCCTAATCATTCATTATGGATGCTGATGACTTTACATAAA TCACCATTTACTGTGAGAGTGAGTAGATTCAATTCCATTCTCAAACATTCAAAATTAGTTAAAGTTAAAACTTTATTGTTCCAATTTAtggaattatttgaaaatttatcagAGTTGTGTAACACAAGTCCTCAAAATGCTCCAGTTGGTGTTAAATTTCCTCtacaaaaaattgcaaaaaatctACCACGTTTGCTGACAAATGGTTATTTTAGCAATATTATGGTACCTGCCCAAAAGTTTCGCACTTTGGTATTACCACGCATCAATTCTAACCGTAATACCAAACATAATCCATTTCCAGA tgATCTTGTATATATTCATGGAATCAAAGATGaggtttatatttatagttcacTTCAAAAACCAAAACGCATTATAATTTTGGGTTCTGATGGTAATGAATATCCAATGATGTGTAAacctaaa GATGACATAAGAATTGATTCAAGGTTAATggagtttaataatattgttaatatgtatttaaaaagagACCCAGAAGCAAGAGATCgaaatctttttataaaaacatat AGTGTGGTACCTATGATACTCGACTGTGGTCTAATTGAATTAGTTCAAAATGTAGTTACTTTGCGAAGTGTAATTTTAAACTGCTACGAAGCAATCGGAATTAAAGTATCAAAAAGTACTTTACAAGGACTGGTTTGca atataaaagattctttagaaaaaaaaagatcagtttttataaataaggcAATACCAAATCATCCACCTATTTTTAGAAATTGGTATCTTAAAGAATTTCCTAGTCCTGGAGAGTG gtatatagCTAGAAGTGAATTTACTAGAACAACAGCTGTCATATCTATAGTTGGTTATATACTGGGACTTGGTGATCGCCAcggtgaaaatattttattagattcgACTAATGGTGGTGTGGTTCATGTTGATTTCAATTGCTTATTCAATCGA gGTGAAAAATTTGAATGGCCAGAACGAGTACCATTTCGTATGACTCATAATATGGTAGATGCAATGGGAACTGGAGGACTCGAAGGAATGTTATCAAGTGCTTGTGAAATAACGAATCGTGTCATGCGATCTCATACTGAACAATTGGTTAGTGTGcttaaaccatttttatatGATCCTTTAGTCATGTGGACTGGTCGTGATACTAAAGCTGATGAAAATTCTGAAATGGCAAATGatcaa GCTAAAgaacatttgaataatattgaaatgcGTCTTCAGGGATATGTAAGAGCCAATTTAAAGAATTCTTCCATGCCACTTTCAGTTGCAGGACAAACGCGTAAACTTATTGAAGAAGCCATTTCTGTTGATAATTTATGTCAAATGTATATAGGCTGGAGTGCATTTCTgtga